One region of Limnospira fusiformis SAG 85.79 genomic DNA includes:
- a CDS encoding Maf family protein — MVDSAITFVLASASPARHRLLKTVGIEPVVINSDFDESSIQIDDPTALVEQLAKAKAEAVGRRLKDHPHSYLANGKNALILGCDSVLVMGGEIYGKPADKLEAIARWQNLSGNVGQLYTGHALLDLNKPKLLVLSRITHVHFATVDQEEIRSYVETGEPLNCAGCFAIEGKGGAFVDRLDGCHTNVIGLSLPLLRSMLRELGYGITNFWN; from the coding sequence ATGGTGGACTCAGCTATCACTTTCGTCCTGGCTTCTGCTTCCCCAGCCAGACATAGACTCTTAAAAACTGTGGGAATTGAGCCAGTAGTAATTAACAGTGATTTTGATGAGTCTAGCATTCAGATTGATGATCCGACTGCATTGGTAGAACAACTCGCTAAAGCCAAAGCGGAAGCTGTGGGGAGACGGTTAAAAGACCATCCCCATAGCTATTTGGCAAACGGCAAAAATGCGCTAATTTTGGGCTGTGATTCGGTGTTGGTAATGGGGGGTGAAATTTACGGGAAACCTGCTGATAAACTAGAAGCGATCGCCCGTTGGCAAAATCTTAGTGGTAATGTCGGACAGCTTTATACTGGTCATGCTTTACTGGATTTGAATAAACCCAAACTTTTGGTTTTATCTCGCATAACTCATGTGCATTTTGCGACTGTTGATCAGGAGGAAATCCGGTCTTATGTGGAGACCGGAGAACCTTTGAACTGTGCGGGATGTTTTGCGATTGAAGGGAAAGGGGGGGCTTTTGTTGATAGGTTAGATGGCTGTCATACTAATGTGATTGGTCTGAGTTTACCTCTGCTGCGGTCAATGCTGCGCGAGTTGGGGTATGGCATCACTAATTTTTGGAATTAA
- the psbP gene encoding photosystem II reaction center PsbP has product MFKRIASIILVVVSLTLGGCVATGGGLKSFVDTADGYEFLYPNGWVEVRVSNGPDVVFHDMIDSTENVSVVISSVTRGDSLEEIGTPTEVGYTLSKNAIAPEGSGRTAELVNAGKRESTNNTYYLLEYAVTLPNQQKRHDFASIAISRGKLFTLNISTSEQRWQKSKTLLEQVVRSFTVY; this is encoded by the coding sequence ATGTTCAAACGAATTGCATCAATTATCCTAGTTGTTGTTAGTCTCACCCTGGGGGGATGTGTAGCCACCGGGGGAGGTCTAAAAAGTTTTGTGGACACAGCAGATGGCTATGAGTTTCTTTACCCTAACGGTTGGGTGGAGGTGAGGGTCTCTAATGGACCCGATGTGGTTTTTCACGATATGATCGACTCCACCGAAAATGTTAGTGTGGTGATTAGTTCTGTGACTAGGGGTGATAGTTTAGAGGAAATTGGCACTCCCACAGAGGTGGGATATACTCTCAGTAAAAATGCGATCGCCCCAGAAGGTTCGGGTCGGACAGCCGAGTTGGTGAATGCTGGGAAAAGAGAATCCACCAATAATACTTACTATTTACTGGAATATGCTGTGACTCTTCCTAATCAGCAAAAACGGCATGATTTCGCTAGTATTGCTATCAGTCGGGGTAAGTTGTTTACCTTGAATATATCCACCAGTGAACAGCGTTGGCAAAAAAGCAAAACTCTGTTAGAACAAGTGGTGCGATCGTTTACTGTTTATTAA